Proteins found in one Triticum urartu cultivar G1812 chromosome 4, Tu2.1, whole genome shotgun sequence genomic segment:
- the LOC125552558 gene encoding alpha/beta-gliadin-like, protein MKTFLILALLAIVATTATTAVRVPVPQLQPQNPSQQQPQEQVPLVQQQQFLGQQQPFPPQQSYPQPQPFPSQQPYLQLQPFPQPQLPYSQPQPFRPQQPYPQPQPQYSQPQQPISQQQQQQQQQQQQQQQQQQQQQQQQQQILQQILQQQLIPCMDVVLQQHNIAHGRSQVLQQSTYQLLQELCCQHLWQIPEQSQCQAIHNVVHAIILHQQQKQQQQPSSQVSFQQPLQQYPLGQGSFRPSQQNPQAQGSVQPQQLPQFEEIRNLALQTLPAMCNVYIPPYCTIAPFGIFGTN, encoded by the coding sequence ATGAAGACCTTTCTCATCCTTGCCCTCCTTGCAATCGTGGCGACCACTGCCACAACTGCAGTTAGAGTTCCAGTGCCACAATTGCAGCCACAAAATCCATCTCAGCAACAGCCACAAGAGCAAGTTCCATTGGTACAACAACAACAATTTCTAGGGCAGCAACAACCATTTCCACCACAACAATCATATCCACAGCCGCAACCATTTCCATCACAACAACCATATCTGCAGCTGCAACCATTTCCGCAGCCGCAACTACCATATTCGCAGCCACAACCATTTCGACCACAACAACCATATCCACAACCGCAACCACAGTATTCGCAACCACAACAACCAATTtcacagcagcagcagcaacaacaacaacaacaacaacaacaacaacaacaacaacaacaacaacaacaacaacaacagcaaatCCTTCAACAAATTTTACAACAACAACTGATTCCATGCATGGATGTTGTATTGCAGCAACACAACATAGCGCATGGAAGATCACAAGTTTTGCAACAAAGTACTTACCAGCTGTTGCAAGAATTGTGTTGTCAGCACCTATGGCAGATCCCTGAGCAGTCGCAGTGCCAGGCCATCCACAATGTTGTTCATGCTATTATTCTGCatcaacaacaaaaacaacaacaacaaccatcGAGCCAGGTCTCCTTCCAACAGCCTCTGCAACAATATCCATTAGGCCAGGGCTCCTTCCGGCCATCTCAGCAAAACCCACAGGCCCAGGGctctgtccagcctcaacaactGCCCCAGTTCGAGGAAATAAGGAACCTAGCGCTACAGACGCTACCTGCAATGTGCAATGTCTACATCCCTCCATATTGCACCATCGCGCCATTTGGCATCTTCGGTACTAACTGA